In Besnoitia besnoiti strain Bb-Ger1 chromosome IX, whole genome shotgun sequence, a single genomic region encodes these proteins:
- a CDS encoding hypothetical protein (encoded by transcript BESB_014320), producing the protein MTSPSSSGQPSSPSLSACPTASSVSAPFLLWHVSQAFRFFADALEPPALHPLLCASRRLYIHHRARVSAFSFRPEEAPEALSALPGDSEADSEGSRTRDSSCPLGGAKAADSSSSLAFSRSSLGSSSFVLTCAPLPSSSPASRAPRRCGAATCSPAASDPPAGASPSLAVLSGRRSAPLTLESSFSAAQEGRATWAVSMRLPADAPRAHRHRVSLFIPLAFSLDARSSSSASAPRLSSFSAHAPEEDCGCTSAGGLGVQPGDSRRMTGSRRGGGNEHIKTARPSPAPSASCCCVLARAYGGAPCHHVFASFLLLARQLLLACRQEARGDASAQECGDLENQGESDLVWLGDSPAKDEQEPDARDMNAGKARNAKSTTEARAARGGDAGSARRGKKTTPEARRAGAERGTNETAEDADESPDSPRLVAGPRGSPSRPEGPERGPRRRRRSCETEEPRERKRQPSPSRLESEEESARRPRVKAGEKPARRARRAGLCAASDEDEEISRGLYSESLAATAGGGDADLRSAAAAGEVAECASSPLSISSSVADCLAAVSAEAAAPSQDDDVTDSRDARDANADDAASHHEDAVKGGEAGDRRAEGSRSRQRGTGDAEAPPELSLEESIRRAAPADARRLSADAPAHCDLRDREIDAEDVLGTRGDPSAAARTPRISCESASASAPSSLSVSSFSAGASLSASSPSLKSSPSCVPCDLAPARPSPLCRTSDAPATDAGARIAGDLPQRRAGPAPRFAGRPAEETWATVSSVYSPNSLLQKQVRSLASPCARPAGQQREEKPKRLAKDLKAARATETEAVEEEVDEIVDSSEEDGEEGAIVKREKQAGSASSRAPFSSPLQPRSSLRSLSDEAATKSRCGDPADARAGSASPRFQVSSPRLSRFSTPLSSPRSSSAAAASRASRLSFSSPSSRSSGSASAPSASLSSPLACLPRSPVKPDGREVHSPFFSPQSGRRPATGRAAASPQTPPHFVSPVVAPAPLRRNSLPSEGPGGGGSPHSRLSDGAASARPPPGARAFPTAPLSAAQRWRRGSPRTARQSLPCGAAARRGRPAFPRSPQSQVRRRGGGTAGAPGVGDTPPRADHWGETAPASDRDASLPSPDRRSPADRGGAAPLTLQRKQELWRQVCVRFSR; encoded by the coding sequence ATGACCTCTCCTTCATCTTCGGGTCAGCCATCCTCTCCTTCCTTGTCTGCTTGTCCCACTGCTTCTTCCGTTTCTGCGCCGTTTTTGCTGTGGCACGTTTCGCAGGCCTTCCGCTTTTTTGCAGACGCCCTCGAGCCGCCAGCTCTGCATCCCCTTTTgtgtgcgtcgcggcgcctctacATTCATcaccgcgcgcgcgtttccGCTTTCTCGTTCCGACCCGAGGAGGCCCCTGAAgcgctgtctgcgctgccgggcgacagcgaggcggacAGCGAAGGATCTCGGACCCGCGACTCATCCTGccccctcggcggcgcgaaggcagcagactcttcttcttccttggCTTTTTCGCGCTCGTCACTGGGTTCCTCCTCGTTCGTACTgacctgcgcgcctctgccttcttcctcgcccgcctcacGTGCGCCGAGGCGTTGCGGCGCTGCGACCTGCTCGCCCGCTGCTTCCGATcctcccgcgggcgcctctccgtcctTGGCGGTTTTGTCGGGCCGACGATCGGCGCCCCTAACCCTCGAATCATCTTTTTCGGCAgcgcaggaaggccgcgcgactTGGGCAGTCTCCATGCGCCTgccagcggacgcgccgcgcgcccacCGACACCGCGTCTCGCTTTTCATCccgctcgctttctctctcgatGCGCgatcttcttcttccgcctccgcgccacgtctctcgtctttttcgGCTCACGCGCCTGAGGAGGACTGCGGCTGCACCTCCGCGGGCGGCTTGGGCGTCCAGCCGGGGGACTCAAGGCGCATGACGggctctcgccgcggaggcggaaatGAGCATATTAAGACGGCGCGCCCGAGccccgcgccgtccgcgtcgtgctgctgcgtgctCGCGAGGGCCTACGGAGGGGCGCCTTGTCACCACGTTTTCgcgtcttttctccttctcgctcgacagctgctgctggcgtgccgtcaagaggcgcgcggcgacgcgagcgcgcaAGAGTGCGGAGATCTCGAAAACCAGGGCGAAAGCGACCTCGTCTGGCTCGGGGACTCGCCTGCGAAGGACGAGCAGgagccagacgcgcgcgacatGAACGCTGGAAAAGCGCGCAACGCAAAAAGCACCACAGAGgccagagcggcgcgcggcggagacgccgggagcgcgagacgagggaagaagacgacgcctgaggctcgccgcgcgggagcgGAGCGAGGGACAAACGAGAcggcagaggacgcagacgagtCGCCGGACTCgccccgcctcgtcgcggggCCGCGAGGTTCTCCGTCGCGGCCAGAAGGCCCGGAGCGAGGCCccagacgaaggcggagatcgtgcgagacagaggagccgcgagagcggaaAAGACAGCCGTCACCGTCGCGCCTCGAgtctgaagaagaaagcgcgaggagaccgcgAGTGAAAGCCGGGGAAAAACCGGCGCGTCGAGCAAGGCGCGCGGGGCTTTGCGCGGCTTCAGACGAAGATGAAGAGATCTCGCGCGGACTTTACTCGGAATCGCTTGCCGCAacagcgggcggcggagacgccgacttgcgctctgcggcagccgcgggagAGGTTGCCGAATGCGCGTCGTCACCCCTGTCGATCTCCTCTTCCGTCGCAGACTGCCTTGCGGCTGTtagcgcggaggcggcagcgccctcgcaggACGACGACGTCACAGActcgagagacgcgcgagacgcgaacgcCGACGATGCAGCCTCACATCACGAAGACGCTGTGAAGGGCGGTGAGGCCGGAgaccggcgcgccgagggctCGCGAtcgaggcagcgcggcacgggagacgcggaagcgccgccagAACTCTCGCTGGAAGAGTCGATCCGTCGCGCGGCaccggcagacgcgcggcgtctcagCGCAGATGCGCCGGCGCACTGCGACCTCCGAGACCGCGAGATAGACGCCGAAGATGTGCTCGGAACGAGGGGCGACccttcggccgcggcgcgtacTCCACGCATTTCGTGTgagtcggcgtcggcgtccgcgccttcctctctctccgtctcgtccttctccgctggcgcgtcactctctgcatcttccccttctttaaagtcttcgccttcctgcgtCCCCTGTGacctggcgcctgcgcgcccgtcgccgctttGCCGCACGTCGGACGCCCCAGCGaccgacgcaggcgcgcgcatcGCAGGAGAtcttccgcagcggcgggcggggcctgcgcctcggtTTGCTgggcggccggcggaggagacgtgGGCGACGGTGTCCAGCGTCTACTCTCCGAACTCCTTGCTGCAAAAACAAGTGCGCAGCCTTGCCTCACCGTGCGCGAGGCCTGCCGGtcagcagcgagaggagaagccAAAACGACTTGCAAAGGACCTcaaggctgcgcgcgcgacagaaacGGAGGCTGTGGAGGAAGAAGTCGATGAGATCGTAGATTCGTcggaagaggacggcgaggagggcgccatTGTCAAAAGAGAGAAGCAAgcaggcagcgcctcctcacgcgcgccattttcttctccgctgcagccgcggagctcgtTGAGGTCGTtgagcgacgaggccgcgacgaaATCGAGATGCGGCGACCCGGCCGACGCGCGTGCGGGCagtgcctcgcctcgcttccaggtctcgtcgcctcgcctgaGTCGCTTTTCtacgcctctctcttccccccgatcttcctccgccgcggctgcctcccgcgcctcgcgtctgtctttctcttctccatCATCACGCTCTTCGGGGTCGGCatcggcgccgtcggcttcgctctcctctccgctcgcgtgCCTCCCGCGGTCGCCAGTCAAGcccgacggccgcgaggTCCATAGcccctttttctctccgcagtccgggcgccgcccagcgaccggccgcgcggccgcctcaccgcagacgcctccgcaCTTTGTCTCTCCAGTCGTCGCAcccgcgccgcttcggcggAACTCTTTGCCGAGCGAggggccggggggggggggatcgCCGCACTCACGCCTGAGCGACGGagcagcctccgcgaggccgccgccaggcgcgcgggcctttCCTACGGCTCCCctcagcgcggcgcagagatggcggcgcggctcgcctcgcacAGCGCGTCAGTCCCTCCCCTGcggggctgccgcgcggcgcgggcgaccagCGTTCCCGCGGAGTCCGCAGTCTCAggtgcgacgccgcggaggaggcactGCGGGAGCCCCGGGGGTGGgcgacacgccgccgcgcgccgaccaCTGGGGCGagaccgcgcccgcgagcgaccgcgacgcctcgctcccGTCGCCCGACAGGCGGAGCCCTGCGGACagaggcggagctgcgccgTTGACGCTGCAGCGGAAACAAGAGCTGTGGAGGCAGGTGTGTGTGAGATTCAGTCGCTGA